One Novosphingobium sp. 9U genomic window, CAGCACATCCGACAACAAGTCCATCGTTCCCCCCTCCACCGGCAAACAGTGCCCGCCGCTTTCGGCATCGCGATCATGAACGGCGGCAGCCCAGTCATGGTCCGCACGAGCCCGCCGCGGCAAAGCGTCCACAGAAACATCGAGATAGCACACCTGCAAAGATAAGGAGAAGAACGATGGACGCTCTCGAAGAACAGATGACCACCGACACTGTAAACGGTATTGATATCAACGCCGTGAAACAGCTCGTCGGCGAAGTCGATCGCGATCCGGCACGGGGAATGACCAACTGGCGCGTGGTGTCAGACTGGCAGGATCAGACCTGGAGCCGCGCGCGAGTCGAGGAATACGGCATGAGCGGTGAGAAGGTCGAACGCAGCTTCACCATCGACATCGACGAGCCCCACGAACTCGGCGGCTCCAACCGTTTCGCCAACCCGCAGGAGATGCTGCTCGCGGCGCTGAACGCCTGCATGATCGTGGGCTACGTCGCCCAGTGCGCCTTGCTCGGGATCACCCTCACCGACCTGCAGATCGAGACGCGCGGCGACATCGACCTGCGCGGCTTCTTCGGCCTCTCCGATCAGGTGGCGCCGGGCTACGAGGCGCTGGACTACACCGTGCGGATTGCCGGCGACGGCACGCCCGAGCAGTTCGAGCAGGTCCACGCTGCGGTCATGCAGACCTCTCCCAACTTCCACAACGTCGCCCGTCAGGTTGAACTGCGCCCCCGCTTCGTGGTGCAGTGATCGTATCAGCGCCGTGCCCGTCCCAAAGGGCATGGCGCCGAGGGCGGGATCGCGCGTTAGCCTTGGCGCGCATGACCACGCTTGTTCCCATCCTCGGCGATCAGCTCAGCCGTAACCTCGCCAGCCTCGACGGATGCGACAAGGCAGGCGCCGTCGTGCTGATGATGGAGGTCTGGGACGAGACCACTTACGTGCGCCACCACAAGCAGAAGATCGTGCTGATCCTCTCTGCCATGCGCCACTTCGCGGCTGAATTAGAGGCGCAAGGATGGAGGGTCGACTACGTCCGGCTGGACGATCCGGCGAACTCCGGCAGCTTCACCGGCGAAGTCGCGCGAGCGGTGGAGCGGCACGCGGCCGAGCGGGTCCGCGTGGTCGAACCTGGCGAGTGGCGCGTGGCCGAGATGATGGCGGGCTGGAAGGACAGCCTCGGCGTTCCGGTCGAGATCCTCACAGACGATCGCTTCCTGTGCAGTAAAGAGGAGTTCTACGCCTGGGCGCAAGGCCGCGACCGGCTGCTCATGGAGAACTTCTACCGCGACATGCGGGTGCGCACCGGCCTGCTGATGAACGCCGACAAGCCCGAAGGTGGGCAGTGGAACTACGACAAGGAGAACCGCGCCGGCCCCGACCTGTTCTTGGCGGCTCCGCCGGTAGCAGGGTTCCCGCCGGACAAGATCACCCGCGACGTAATTGCCCTGGTCGAGGCGCGGTTCGGCAATCACTTCGGCAGCCTGGAGCGCTTCCGCTGGCCGGTTACCGCTAAGCAAGCGGGCAAGGCGCTCGACAAGTTCATCGTCGAGCGCTTGCCCGAATTCGGCCGCTATCAGGACGCGATGAAGTGGGGTAAAGACGACCTGTTCCACTCGTTACTGTCGACGTCGATCAACCTGGGGCTGCTGGACCCGCTGGAGGTCTGCCGCCGCGCCGAGCGAGCCTACCGCGAGCGCAAGGTGCCGCTCAACGCCGCCGAAGGCTTCATCCGCCAGATCATCGGCTGGCGCGAGTACATCCGCGGCATGTACTGGTACGAAATGCCGGGCTTGCGCGAGGCGAACGCGTTGCAGGCGGACAGGCCGCTGCCCGAGTTCTACTGGACCGGCGAGACGAAGATGCGCTGCATGGCCGACTGCGTCCGTTCCACCCGCGACAACGCGCATGCGCATCACATTCAACGGCTGATGGTGCTGGGCAACTTCGCGCTGCTGGCCGGCGTGATCCCGCAGGAGCTGGAGGACTGGTTCCTGGTGGTCTACGCCGACGCATACGAGTGGGTCGAGCTGCCCAACGTGGCAGCTATGGCGCTGTGGGCGGACAAGGGCCGGCTCGCCTCCAAGCCCTATGCGGCGAGCGGCAACTACATCAACAAGATGTCGGACTACTGCGGCGCCTGCCACTACGACGTGAACAAGAAGACGGGCGAGCGGGCCTGTCCGTTCAACCCGCTCTACTGGCACTTCCTGGTTCGCCATCGCAAGCTGTTGGAGAACAACCACCGGATCGGCCGAGTCTATGGCACCTGGGACAAGATGGAGCCTGCCAAGCGGCAGGCGTACCTAGACAGCGCCGAAGCCGTTCTGGGCGAACTGGTGCCAGCGGCGAAGGGCTGGGCGCGGTGTTGATCTTCTCCCCGATGGAGAGAGGAGCAGATGTCGCTATCCCCGCTCGCGCCGCAGCAACTCGCGTTTGATATCGAGCCCATAGGCATAGCCGCCCAAGGTGCCATCGCTGCGCACCACCCGGTGGCAGGGGATCAGCACCGCCACGTTGTTCGCTCCATTGGCCGAGCCCGCTGCCCGTACCGCGCCCGGCTTGCCGACGGCCGCAGCGATCTGGGCATAGCTGCGCGTCTCGCCATGCGGGATGCGCTGCAGTTCCTGCCACACGGCTTGCTGAAAAGCCGTCCCCTGCACGTCGAGCGGGATCGCGCGCGATTGCCCCGGCTGCTCGACAGCGGCGATCACCTCGGCCAGCAGCGCCGTGAAATCCGGCCCACCTTCGACCAGCTCGGCGCGCGGGAAACGGCGGGCGAGCGCCTCGGGTCCTTCCGCGAAGGACAGGCGGCACACGCCCTTGTCGGTCGCTGCAACCAGCATCTCGCCCAGCGTGGTCGGCACCACGGCCCACCGGATCGTCACGCCCGCGCCGCCGTTGCGCCATGCCGAAGGTGCCATGCCCATTTTCCCCTCGCTCGCCTCGTAGAACCGGGAAGGCGCACCGTAGCCTGCCGCGTAGACCGCCTCGGTCACGCTCGCACCTTCGCTCAGCACCTCGCCGGCACGTTCCAGCCGCAGCGCACGTGCGTAAGCCGCAGGGCTGAGTCCGATCGCGCGCTTGAACACACGCTGGAAGTGTGTGGTCGAATAGCCGGTTGCCTGCGCCAGTTGCTCCAGCGTGACGACATCCCCGCCGCCATCGGCCCTCGCGCGCAGCAACGCCAGGGCTTGCGCCACCGCCGCCTCGTCACGAGCAATGTCGCCAGGCAGGCAGCGCTTGCACGGCCGCAAGCCCGATGCCTCCGCCTCGGCGATGGTCGCATAGAAGCGCACGTTCTCGCGGTGCGGATGGCGCGCGGCACACGAGGGCCGGCAGTAGATCCCCGTTGAGTGCACGCCGGTGACGAAGCGACCGTCGAAGGTCCGGTCGCGGGCGAGCACAGCCTTCCAGGCTTCCGTGTCTGCGATCATGCCGCCTTCTCCATGGCTCCATCGCTACGCTCTATCTGCGCGGCGAAACAGCCGTACGCTGCGAAGTGCGCCAGGATACAAGCAACGCGAGTGTCCGCAAACAGCAGCCGGATCGCCATGTCCCCATCGCCTGGATGCGCAAGCTTGGCATCGACGATCAGGCCGTCAGCATCGAAACCGCGCAACGAGAGCGCACGACTATCGAGGGTGTCGGGCAGGCGATCGACGAAGGGCAATGCCGGTTCGCTCTGCGGGCCGACATAGATCGCGTAGGCGGTACGGAACGGTCCGGGTACGTCATGGTTCACGTAATTGAGCAGGATCAGCGGCTCGCCCGCGTGCGCATCGCGCAGTCCGATCCGGCAGGGAAAGCCGCGCTCCGCATCGGCGATGATACGCCGCGCACCGGCAGCAGCTAGCTCGGCATCAGTCATCCCGAAGAAGTGCTCGAAGGCTTGGCGCGGCAACCCGGTCAAGGTGTATGTCATTGTCTTGGCTCCCGATCTTGGATCCTTCCCGCCATCTAGCCGGCTCGCGCGACACCCGCTTCCCGCACCTTGCGCCCAAAGCTAAAACGCTTGTCCCCAGCCTGTCCTGCCCGCCTTGCATCATGACAGAATCGTCGCTATGCGCCGGCCATCTGGGGGACAAAGCGCGGTTTCGCGCCTTCGCTGGCGTGCCCCAGGTTCAATTACGCCACCTGGATGCAAGGATAGGACACGCGTGGAGAATTCCGGCGGAATCAAGGCCAGTCTGCAGGGGCGCTATGCTTCGGCCCTGTTCGACCTCGCCAGCGAGCACGGCACCGTCACCGCCGTTGAGGGTGACCTCGACCGGGTCGAGGCTGCCATTCGCGAAAGCGAGGACTTCGGTGCTCTCATCCGCAATCCGCAAGTCAGCCGCACCGACGCTGCCAAGATCATGGACGCTATCGCGCCTGTCCTTGGCCTGTCCGACCTGACAAAGAACTTCCTGGGCGTGCTCGCCGGCAACCGCCGCCTGTTCGTGCTGCCCGAGATCATCCGCGCTTTCCACGCGATCGCCGCTGCCCAGCGCGGCGAGGCCACTGCCGAAGTCACCTCTGCCCATGCGCTCACCGACAGCCAGGTCGAGCAGCTGCGCCAGAAACTCGAAGCGCGCGAGGGCCGCAACGTCAAAATCCGCACCAGCGTCGATCCAGAGCTGCTCGGAGGGCTGGTCG contains:
- a CDS encoding OsmC family protein, with the protein product MDALEEQMTTDTVNGIDINAVKQLVGEVDRDPARGMTNWRVVSDWQDQTWSRARVEEYGMSGEKVERSFTIDIDEPHELGGSNRFANPQEMLLAALNACMIVGYVAQCALLGITLTDLQIETRGDIDLRGFFGLSDQVAPGYEALDYTVRIAGDGTPEQFEQVHAAVMQTSPNFHNVARQVELRPRFVVQ
- a CDS encoding cryptochrome/photolyase family protein, translating into MTTLVPILGDQLSRNLASLDGCDKAGAVVLMMEVWDETTYVRHHKQKIVLILSAMRHFAAELEAQGWRVDYVRLDDPANSGSFTGEVARAVERHAAERVRVVEPGEWRVAEMMAGWKDSLGVPVEILTDDRFLCSKEEFYAWAQGRDRLLMENFYRDMRVRTGLLMNADKPEGGQWNYDKENRAGPDLFLAAPPVAGFPPDKITRDVIALVEARFGNHFGSLERFRWPVTAKQAGKALDKFIVERLPEFGRYQDAMKWGKDDLFHSLLSTSINLGLLDPLEVCRRAERAYRERKVPLNAAEGFIRQIIGWREYIRGMYWYEMPGLREANALQADRPLPEFYWTGETKMRCMADCVRSTRDNAHAHHIQRLMVLGNFALLAGVIPQELEDWFLVVYADAYEWVELPNVAAMALWADKGRLASKPYAASGNYINKMSDYCGACHYDVNKKTGERACPFNPLYWHFLVRHRKLLENNHRIGRVYGTWDKMEPAKRQAYLDSAEAVLGELVPAAKGWARC
- the ada gene encoding bifunctional DNA-binding transcriptional regulator/O6-methylguanine-DNA methyltransferase Ada, with protein sequence MIADTEAWKAVLARDRTFDGRFVTGVHSTGIYCRPSCAARHPHRENVRFYATIAEAEASGLRPCKRCLPGDIARDEAAVAQALALLRARADGGGDVVTLEQLAQATGYSTTHFQRVFKRAIGLSPAAYARALRLERAGEVLSEGASVTEAVYAAGYGAPSRFYEASEGKMGMAPSAWRNGGAGVTIRWAVVPTTLGEMLVAATDKGVCRLSFAEGPEALARRFPRAELVEGGPDFTALLAEVIAAVEQPGQSRAIPLDVQGTAFQQAVWQELQRIPHGETRSYAQIAAAVGKPGAVRAAGSANGANNVAVLIPCHRVVRSDGTLGGYAYGLDIKRELLRRERG
- a CDS encoding DUF1203 domain-containing protein, coding for MTYTLTGLPRQAFEHFFGMTDAELAAAGARRIIADAERGFPCRIGLRDAHAGEPLILLNYVNHDVPGPFRTAYAIYVGPQSEPALPFVDRLPDTLDSRALSLRGFDADGLIVDAKLAHPGDGDMAIRLLFADTRVACILAHFAAYGCFAAQIERSDGAMEKAA
- a CDS encoding F0F1 ATP synthase subunit delta, yielding MENSGGIKASLQGRYASALFDLASEHGTVTAVEGDLDRVEAAIRESEDFGALIRNPQVSRTDAAKIMDAIAPVLGLSDLTKNFLGVLAGNRRLFVLPEIIRAFHAIAAAQRGEATAEVTSAHALTDSQVEQLRQKLEAREGRNVKIRTSVDPELLGGLVVTIGSKRIDSSIRTRLNSLAQAMKG